The sequence below is a genomic window from Curtobacterium sp. MCPF17_002.
TCAGGTCCGGCCGACACCGCCGCGGTCAGGAGCGGTGGGTGGCCGGGACCCGGTCGCGGGCGTACGTGATGTCGGTGTACCCGTGCGGCGCCGGGTTGCCGTCGGCGTCGAGGTTCACGAACACGACCTCGTCGATGGTGAGGATGCTGCGGTGCGTGAAGAGGTTCCGCGCCTCTGCCCGCATCGTGAGCGAGCTCCGGCCGAAGCGGGTGGCGACGAGGCCGATCTCGACGATGTCGCCCTCCTTCGCGGAGGACACGAACTCGATCTCCGACATGTACTTCGTCACGACCTTGCCGTTGCCGAGCTGGATGATCGCGTACACCGCGGCCTCTTCGTCGATCCACCGGAGGAGGCTGCCGCCGAAGAGGGTGCCGTTCGCGTTGAGGTCCTCGGGACGGACCCACTTCCGCGTGTAGAAGTTCATCTCGGGCTGTGGCTGATCGGGCTGTGGCTGATCCTGCTGCATGTCACTACATACTACGCGCGGCCGCGTCCTCCGGGGAGGGCACGGCCGCGCGGCGAAGCGGAGTGGCTACTCCTTGACGAGGACGACCTCGTCGAGGGGGATGCGCGTGCGCGGGGCGACCTCGCGGCCGGCGGCCTTCTCGTCGAGCTGCGACGGGTCCGCCACGGTGCCGATCGCGGTCACGGTGTAGGGCAGGAAGCGCTCCGGCAGGTCGAAGGCCGCACGGAGACCCTCGGCGTCGATGCCCGCCATCTGGTGCACGTGGAGGCCTTCGGCGTGCGCCTGGACGGTCAGCGCGGCGAGGGACTGGCCGAGGTCGTACTGCGCGAACGGACGCGCGTCGCCGTCCTCGGTCACCGTCTCGAGCACGCCGACGACCAGGGCGCTGGCACGGAACGCCCACGCGGCGTTGAAGCCGAGCAGGTTCTCGTTGATCTTCCGGAACGTCTCGGTGCCACGACGGCCCGCGATGAAGCGACGGGGCTGGAAGTTCATGGCCGACGCTGCCCAGCGGGCGGCCTCGAGGACGGCGTCGAACTGCGCGTCCGAGATCGTCGCGGTCTCGTCGTAGGAGCGGGGGCTCCAGCGTTCCTCGAGCAGGGGGACGAGGGGCTGGCTGGAGTCGGTCGAACGCGTGAGCGTGCTGGAGTTCGTCGAGGTCATGGTGCGGTCAACGGTATTCGATGCGTACGCATTTCCGACCTGTACGACGTCACATGTCGCCGAGTGACGACCGTGGTGCCAGGATGGGTCCGATGGGTGGCGTGTTGACGGGGTTCGCGATCATCGGTGCGATCATCGCTGCCGGGTACGTCGTCGGGCGCATCGGCCTGCTCGGCCCGCACGCCCAGTTCGTGATGAGCCGGCTCGCGTTCTTCGTGCTCATGCCCGCCCTGCTCTTCCACACGATCGCGAGCGCCGACATCGGGTCGCTGCTGTCGCCGATGCTGTGGGTGTCCCTCGTCAGTGCGGTCTCGGTCGCGCTCGGCGCCGCGCTGGTGTTCCGGCTGGTCCTCCGGCGCCCGGTGACGACGACCACGATCGGCGCGCTGGCCTCGAGCTACGTCAACGCGAACAACATCGGGCTGCCGGTCGCCGTGTACGTCCTCGGGCAGGCCACCGCCGTCGTGCCGGTGATCCTCCTGCAGCTCATCGTGCTCGCACCGATCGCCCTCACCGTGCTCGACACCGCGACCTCGGACGGCGGGAGCTGGGGCCGACGCATCTCGGGGCCGTTCCGGAACCCGATCATCATCGCGTCCCTGGTCGGGCTGGTGTTCTCGGCGACGGGGATCGAGCTGCCGACGCCGGTGCTCGAGCCGTTCTCCCTGGTCGGGGCGGCCGCCGTCCCCGTCGTGCTGCTGTCCTTCGGGATGAGCCTGCACGGTGCGACCCCGCTCCGGGACCCGACGATCCGCACGGACGTCATCGTGGCGTCGGCGATCAAGCTCGTGGTGATGCCCGCGGTGGCGTTCGTGTTCGCCCGGTACGTGTTCGGGCTCGGCGACCAGGACGTGTTCGTGCTCACGACGCTCGGAGCGCTGCCGGCCGCGCAGAACGTCTTCAACTACGCCCAGCGGTACGGGGCGGCGGTGCCGATGGCACGCGACGTGGTGCTCATCTCGACGATCGGTTCGGTGCCGGTCCTCGTCGCCGTCGCGGCGCTGCTGCACCCGTAGGAGCCGCCAGGCCAGGCCGCGATGCGGCGGACGGGAGGCCCGTGGCGGCGCCGCCCCGCGCCTCCCGTCCGCCCTGCGGTCGCGACCACCGCGGATGGTGAGCAGCAACGGTCGGGTCGCGTCGTGCCACCCGACCACTCCTGCTCACCGAGGGCATCGGGTGCGCGCGTACCCTGGCGGCACAGCGGCGCGTCCGCGCCGGACACCACGAGGAACGGGAGATCCCGATGGACACGATGGCGATGATGAAGACGATGTCGACGACCGACATGCCCATGGCGATGGACATGGACGTGATGCAGGACACGATGATGGCGATGAACGCCGCGTCGATGGCCGCGACCATGTGCTCCGCGAGCGACATGCGCATCGGCGCCGAGATGGCGACCTGCGCCGCGATGTGCTCGAACACGGCCACGATGGCGGACACCGGCATGCGCATGATGATGCGGCCGATGGGCATGGACGCCTTGTCGATGCGGACGATGCTCACGGCCTGCGTGGCGATGGGCACGGCCTGTGCCGCGGAGTGCCGGGCGCACGCCGACATGGACGAGGCCTGCCGCTACTGCGCGATGGCGTGCGACGAGATGGTGGCGAAGTGCGAGGCGATGATGGCCTCGATGACCGCCTGAGGACTACGCGACGCGCGCGGTGGTCTTCCGGCCACCCGCGCTGAGGATCTCTGCCGCCGGGTGGTGGGCGATCGGGTCGCCGACCGACACGAGCGTGTCCGCGTCGGCCACCCGCAGCTGCGTGACGTCGCCGTCGAGGAACGCGACCACCACGTCGGCGGGCCGTGTTTCGAGGACGATGCCGTCCCGCCAGGCGCGGGGCGTGGCGTCGGCCATGACGCGCTGGATCGGAAGGATCGTCGACGGGGTCGTGCGGGACATGGCTTCACCTGCTCTCGGAGGGGTTCGGTGCAGGAAACCTACGTCGGGCGCGACGCCCCCTTCAACGGTGGGCTACACGGGACGTAACAGAGCCGCGTCGGCTAGAAGATCATCGGACGGTCGTCGTCGAGCGAGGTCTCGAGGTCCAGGTCGACCGAGACGGGCACGTGGTCGCTCGGGGCGTCGCCCTTCCGCTCGTCGCGGTGGATGCGCGCGTCGGTGACGATGTCCGAGAACGCCTGCGACCCCATGATGAAGTCGATGCGCATGCCCTCGTTGCGGGGGAAGCGCAGCGCCTTGTAGTCCCAGTAGGTCCAGCCCTCGGGCACGATCGGCCGGACCACGTCCTGCAGCCCGCGGGCTTCGAACGCGCGGAACGCGGCACGCTCCGGCTCGCTGACGTGCGTGGCGCCCTCGAACACCCGCATGTCCCAGACGTCCTGGTCGAGCGGTGCGACGTTCCAGTCGCCCATCAGCGCGAGGGGCTGCTCCGGGTCCGCCGTGAGCCACTCGGAGGTGCGGTCGGCGAGCTGCGCGAGCCAGTCGAGCTTGTAGACGTAGTGGGGATCGCCGACCTCTCGACCGTTCGGCACGTAGAGGCTCCACAGCCGGACACCGTCGACGGTGACGCCGATCGCGCGGGCCTCGGTCGGGACGTCGGGGCCTTCGTGCCCCTTGAGGAAGCCGGGCTGGCCGGGGAAGTCGCGGGTGACGTCCTCCATCGGCAGGCGGCTCGCGAACGCGACGCCGTTCCACTGGTTGAGGCCGTACGCCTCGACCTGGTAGCCGGCCGCCTCGAACGCCTCGACCGGGAACTGCTCCGGCTTGCACTTGATCTCCTGCATGCCGAGGACGTCGACGTCCTCGCGCACCAGCCAGTCGACGACCCGACCCACTCGGGTGCGGACGGAGTTCACGTTCCAGGTCGCCACGCGCATGGGATCGAACCTACCGGGGACCACCGGCAGCCGGGTGCAGCCGGGGTGCGGCGCCGCGTGCCGCGGGGCGTGCCGCAGCACGTGGTGGGTCGTCGTGCGGTCTGCCGTGTTGCAGTGCAGCGTGCCGCGTCCGGCTCTCGGGCGTGGCACGGCACGATGGTGTTCGCTGGGGGTCCAGCAAGCGACGCAACCGGAGGCACTGATGGCATCGACGACGAACCGCGTCGACGGGACCGCGACGACGGGCACGACGGCGACGGGCACCACGACGACGCAGGTGACCACCAACGGCAGGACGATCATCGACGACACCGTCGTCGCGAAGGTCGCCGGCATCGCCGCGCGGGACGTCCCCGGGGTCTTCGCGCTCGGCGGCAACGCCGCTCGGGCCTTCGGTGCGATCCGCGACGCGATCGGCTCGAGCGCGCTCGGCCAGGGCGTCCGCGTCGAGGTCGGCGAGACCCAGGTCGCGGTCGACCTGACGATCGTCGTCGACTACCCGACCCCGATGATGGACGTCGCGACCGCCGTCCGCGCGGCCGTCACGAGCGCCGTCACGGAGCTCGTCGGCCTCGAGGTCACCGAGGTCAACATCGCCATCAACGACGTCAACATCCCGGCACTCAACGGTGTCGAGGTCGATGCCGAGGGTCGCGTCCGGTGAACGCCACCGTCGTCGGTATGGGCGTCGGCGCGCTCCTCGCGATCGTCGCCGTCACGCTCGGCTTCTGGGCGTTCGTCGTCGTCGCCGTGTTCATGCTCGTCGGCGGACTCGTCGCCCGCATCGTCTCGGGCGACATCGACTTCCGTCGTCTGCTCGACGTGCTGCGCGGACGCCGGAGCTCGTCGTGATCCCAGCCGCCACGGGGCGGCCCGCGGGGGCACCGGTCGGCACGCGGTCGCCCGACGGGGCTCCGTCGTCTGCGCCCCGGCAGGTGGCCGGGTACGACCGCGTCGGGTCGGCGGCGCTCGTGCACACGGCACAGGCCGTCGCGTCCGAAGCGCTGCGCGTGCCGTTCCGGGAGGCCCGTGCCCGGGTATCCGACGACGGTCACGGCGCGCTCGCGGTCGAGATCACGGCCCCGCTCGCCGTCCCCGTGCTGGGGAGCCACGCGGTCCCCGACGAACCCGTCGTCACGACGGCGCACCGCGCCCGCGCCGTGATCGCCGAGCGGCTCCGGAGCATCACCGGCCGACAGGTCGAACGGGTGACCGTGACGTTCTCGTCGTCCATCGTGGACACCCCGCGGAGGGTCCGGTGACCCTCGGGCAGGACGTGACGGCCGGGTCGCCGTCGCCGTCCTCATCGGCCATGCCACCGTCCGCCTCACCTTCCCCCTCCTCGTCGCCCGGCCGCACGCACGACCGCGTCTACCGCCGCATCGTCCGCCGTGAGACGAGTGCCTCCCGCTCCGGCGCCGTCGTGGTCGCGATGCTGGTCCTGCTCCTCATCGCCGCGGCGGCCGTGTTCGCCGCGGCCCTCGTGCTGCTCGACCAGCGCGTCCTGGGGATCGACCCGCGCGACGTCGTGGACCGTGCCGTCCGGGCGCCGCGCGGCCTCGACACGACGATCACGGTCGGCATCGCAGCGATCGTGGCGTTCCTCGGCCTGGTGTTCCTCGCGCAGGGGCTCCTGCCGCAGCGTCGCCCGCGGCACGCGATGTCGTCCGACCGCCTCGCCGTGGTCGTCGACGACGAGGTGCTCGCCTCCGCAGCGGCCCGTGCTGCCCGGTCCGTGACCCGGCTCGGTCCCGACGCCGCCGTCGGGACCGTCGGCCGTCGCACCGTCGACGTCGTGCTCCGCCCCGCCGCGGGCGTCGACGTCCCCGCGGTTGCCGCGACCGAGGCCGTCGACGCCGAGTTCGCCGCGATCGACACCGAACCGCCGATCACCGCACACGTGCGGGTGCAGCCGACCGGACGGGTGGACGGATGAACGCCACGAACCGCGGGCTGGGACGGACGGCGCTCGTGGTCGTCGGTCTGGTGCTCCTCGTCGCCGGTGTCGCGACGATCCTGGTGCAGACGGTGCCGTGGGCCGCATCGACCTGGCACGACTGGGGCCGTTCCCTGGGCGACCTCGGTGCCGGTGCGCCCCGAGATGCGTCGGTCACCGCGTGGACCTGGGTCCTCGGCGGCGGAGTGGTGCTCGGGATCCTGGCGCTCGTGGTGCTGACGACGCTCGGTGGTGGTCGGGTCGGGACCGTGGTCGAGGACGACGGATCCGCCGGAGGCGTCGCCGGGCTCGTCCGGATCGACGCGGCCGCCGTGCAGCACGCGCTGTCGTCCGCGATCGGCGCGATGCCGCAGGTCGGGTCCCTCGCGGTGGACGTCTACCGGGTCCGGGGCGGTCGCGCCGTCCGGATCCGTGTCCGGCCTCGCCGCGGCGCCTCTCCGCGCGAGATCACGACCGGGGTCGAGGGCGTCGTCGCGGACCTCGACGCACTGCTCGGCGACCGCCTGCCGGTGCTGCTCGAGATCGCCCGCGGTGGATCGGGCTCCGGCCGCACCGACCGGGTGCACTGAGGCCGGCGTGCGGCGGTCCGTCGACGGTCTGTCCCGGGCACGGGGTCACGTCGG
It includes:
- a CDS encoding hotdog domain-containing protein, whose translation is MQQDQPQPDQPQPEMNFYTRKWVRPEDLNANGTLFGGSLLRWIDEEAAVYAIIQLGNGKVVTKYMSEIEFVSSAKEGDIVEIGLVATRFGRSSLTMRAEARNLFTHRSILTIDEVVFVNLDADGNPAPHGYTDITYARDRVPATHRS
- a CDS encoding nitroreductase family protein, which gives rise to MTSTNSSTLTRSTDSSQPLVPLLEERWSPRSYDETATISDAQFDAVLEAARWAASAMNFQPRRFIAGRRGTETFRKINENLLGFNAAWAFRASALVVGVLETVTEDGDARPFAQYDLGQSLAALTVQAHAEGLHVHQMAGIDAEGLRAAFDLPERFLPYTVTAIGTVADPSQLDEKAAGREVAPRTRIPLDEVVLVKE
- a CDS encoding AEC family transporter, with protein sequence MGGVLTGFAIIGAIIAAGYVVGRIGLLGPHAQFVMSRLAFFVLMPALLFHTIASADIGSLLSPMLWVSLVSAVSVALGAALVFRLVLRRPVTTTTIGALASSYVNANNIGLPVAVYVLGQATAVVPVILLQLIVLAPIALTVLDTATSDGGSWGRRISGPFRNPIIIASLVGLVFSATGIELPTPVLEPFSLVGAAAVPVVLLSFGMSLHGATPLRDPTIRTDVIVASAIKLVVMPAVAFVFARYVFGLGDQDVFVLTTLGALPAAQNVFNYAQRYGAAVPMARDVVLISTIGSVPVLVAVAALLHP
- a CDS encoding aldehyde dehydrogenase; protein product: MDTMAMMKTMSTTDMPMAMDMDVMQDTMMAMNAASMAATMCSASDMRIGAEMATCAAMCSNTATMADTGMRMMMRPMGMDALSMRTMLTACVAMGTACAAECRAHADMDEACRYCAMACDEMVAKCEAMMASMTA
- a CDS encoding nuclease codes for the protein MSRTTPSTILPIQRVMADATPRAWRDGIVLETRPADVVVAFLDGDVTQLRVADADTLVSVGDPIAHHPAAEILSAGGRKTTARVA
- a CDS encoding exodeoxyribonuclease III translates to MRVATWNVNSVRTRVGRVVDWLVREDVDVLGMQEIKCKPEQFPVEAFEAAGYQVEAYGLNQWNGVAFASRLPMEDVTRDFPGQPGFLKGHEGPDVPTEARAIGVTVDGVRLWSLYVPNGREVGDPHYVYKLDWLAQLADRTSEWLTADPEQPLALMGDWNVAPLDQDVWDMRVFEGATHVSEPERAAFRAFEARGLQDVVRPIVPEGWTYWDYKALRFPRNEGMRIDFIMGSQAFSDIVTDARIHRDERKGDAPSDHVPVSVDLDLETSLDDDRPMIF
- a CDS encoding Asp23/Gls24 family envelope stress response protein, coding for MASTTNRVDGTATTGTTATGTTTTQVTTNGRTIIDDTVVAKVAGIAARDVPGVFALGGNAARAFGAIRDAIGSSALGQGVRVEVGETQVAVDLTIVVDYPTPMMDVATAVRAAVTSAVTELVGLEVTEVNIAINDVNIPALNGVEVDAEGRVR